A stretch of DNA from Carassius carassius chromosome 22, fCarCar2.1, whole genome shotgun sequence:
CTTTCCCTCCACCAGAGCTCCTCAATCTCATTTGTGCTGGTGTTAGGCCAATGCTATGTGAGGTCCATGAGATAATCCAGGCACAGTGAATGAACGAGGTCTTCAGTTTCagcctgttcctcacacaaagcatcATCTGGACTGCTGTTATGACACTGTTATGGTGCTCGTGTGTCGGCCCTGTTCACTTTCTCTGTGTGTAACAGAACAGTGTGACATGCGTCTGGAGCTCCTGGCGGTTCTCTGTGTGTCTCGTACCTCAAACTGAGGCCAGGTCATGGTCATGCCAGGCCCGTGGTTGCAGCGGAACCACTTGAGGTCTTCCTGTGCGTTGGCTGCCTGGAGCGTGTCCTCCAGTGTGTGATAGACGGCTGAGTACCTGAAGAAGAGACCATCACAGCTGGAGGGTTAACATGAGAAGAGCGACTCATGCATGCTGGTCTCTGAACAACAACAGTGCTCCTGTGTGACTCTATTCAAATGATAACACAGCAGCGGTCAGGTGCTCACTTGTGATTGGAGGAGAGGTCGAGGTGCTGCTTGACGTCCAGCAGCAGCTCTCTGAAGAAGTGCAGTCTCTTGCCCTCAAACTGCTGCCACTGTTCGAACACCTGCTCCATGTTCTCCATGTACTGAGGGGTCAGCTTCTCCAGCTCCTCCAGAGACTTCCTGTAGTGCTCCAGCGCCtgcgacacacacaaacacacgccgTCACAAACCATCCAGTCACTGCTGCCGCGGTACACACGCAATCATATCCGCTGGATCAACCTGAAATATAGGGGTTTTCAACACAATTTGAGCGTTCACAATACGTTGATGACAGATTGTGCTGCCAGTTTATATTACTAAAATCTaaaataggcatttttaacttttAGATGTTACTAGTTCATGACAGATGTTATTGTTCAATTGTTCTATATTTAAGAGACGGTTCATTTGATGTTCTGCATAAACATACAGTAACTTTCACTAACTGTGTCAACTCTTTCATAAGTTCCTATACAGTGTAAGTACTGTAAAAACACTACAGAAAGCAGTTAGCCAATCAACAGAGAGCTCATTTGCATACAGAAGTCTTAAAGGAACATCAGAGAGAGGCGGACCTTCTGAACTTCCTGCTGGCACTTCTCCACTTTCTCCTGCAGCTTCTTCTGGGCCTCTGGGTTGTTATTCTCCAGCTTGCTTGAGCTCTCTCGGCTGGAGGCCGTTTTCTCCTCCTTACAGGCGTTGTGGTAGGCCTTCTTCATCGCATTCACCTGCCGTCATCATTACAGTGAGACAAACATACATGCACTCATACAATATCAGAAAACAGCAGTGGGGTTATGGGTAATATCAGCTCCAAAGAGCATGCATGCATGGATGGATGAGCACCTTGCAGATGTTTCTGGGCCACACCAAGCTCACACACTTGACAGAACAGATAAAATGCTAATTTACACTCAAGTCCTCAAAAGCATAACCACGCACATCTTCATTCTCATGACTGCACTGACAGGTGTAAtggttaataataattgttaaggAATCAGAAgtagaatgataaaaatttagtttaaaatgtaGTACGATCCAACAAACTGAGCGTATGCTCTTTGGGTTACATACTAAACAATCTCAAGAGCAAATAGGCTGAACATACCCATATTTATTGTACAAATAAGTTGAACACACTGCATCACATGCCCTGAAGCTTCCTTACAGTGTTAAGCCAGTGTTTGCTGACTGTGTGGAGCTGTTGTGCTCGTACCTCCTTGAGTTTCTTGGCCCAGGGTTTCTGTGCCTTGCGAAAGCCATCGTCCGCTTCTTTGGTCTCCTTGAAGCCACCAATCATCTGTTTGTGGTAAGCGTCCTTCTGCCAGTTCTTGATTTTCTCCAGGTGCTCTCCGGTCAGTGCAGTCTTCGCCTCCATGTGCAGGTCGCTCACCTTCTCTGCCTCGGTCATCAGAGCGAACCATGCTCGCCCCACAGTCCCGTACTGAGGCCCTAGAGGAGACCACACAGACAAGACCTTCATTAAGACGATCAGAGCCAATGATACGTCTGCCTTTGTGCTGCTTCATCCACATGATGTCCTGTTTGCTCCTAATGAACTGACCTGAGATTCAAGAACATCTCTGGGTCACAAGCAACTGAACCCATcgctaaaaaacattacattacttcTGAAGTGCATGCATTATAAGActtgtgaaaggaacattttacCGTCATCCtccaattattatttaataaaacagaTTCACTTATTAATCATAAAATTTTAGTTCTAAGTCACCAAGTTGGAAATGTGAAGAGTTTGCATGCTTCTTTAGAGATAAAGTTATAAACATTAGATCAGGGatctgttttttaaattatagccGGTCAATTATGCTCCCTCCATCATTTTACCATTTTACTCTGGTTGATGTTGAGACACTATGAAAGGTTGTGACAGAACTGAGACTATCTACTTGTTCCCTTGATCCAGTTCCTACCTctcttttaaaaagtatttgttgACTCCATATCTGTTGATATCCTTGAGATGGTAAATCACTCCCTCCAGCTTGGCATTTTCCCTACTGTCCTAGTAAAACCTGTCTATAAAAAAAGAGGGAGCTCAGATATTTTTACTCCTAGTAATTATAGACCCATCTCAAATcttacatttttaagtaaaatattagagaaaataatttttaatcagtTGAGTACGTTCTTAAATGCAAATTCAAAACGAGTGatgtttcagtctggttttagaaATTGGCCTTCAATTCTAGTGCTTTTTGACTTGAGTGCTGCGTTTAATACAATAGATCACCAGATTCTTTTAAATAGATTCAATGACTGTGTTGGTCTATCTGGAAccgttttaaatagtttttttattttttataatatcttAGTGAAAGAACATTTGTAGCATCTATTAATAATACCTTGTCTGAATATAGAAAGGTACCatgtggggttcctcagggatcagttttaGGACCACTGCTTTTTAATCTATATATGTTACCTCTCGGTCACATCATCAGGAGGAATGCATGGTATCTCTTTTCatagctatgctgatgacacaaagTGTGTTTGTAGCCATGTCTCCTGATGACCCTGTGCCAATCGATACAAACTGCATCCAAGACATAAATGTCTGGAGGTCACAAAACTTCTTACAACTCAACCAAAATAAAACTGAAGTATTGATTACTGGATCAGAAATTGACCCCATTCATGCATTTATAACTAGCAGGCTTGACTACTGCAATTCCCTTCTTTCTGGTCTACCAAAGAATATGAGCAACCAATTGCAATTAATCAAAAAATACTGCTGCGAATATTGACAAAAACCAGAAAGAGAGATCATATTACACCAGTATTAAAGTCATTACACTGGTTACCTGATAGTTTTcctattgatttaaaaaatcttttattaGTTTATAAGGCATTGCTCCAGACTATCTTTCAAAAAAGCTTACAGTATATGAACCTAGAAGAACTCTTAGGTCCTCTTATTCTTTTCTTCTAACTGTACCTCATAGCAAAACTAAATGTGGTAATATAGTttcaaatctaaattaaaaacatatatttttagtcTGGTCTTTCTGTAAAGACTTATAAAACCTCTGTATATTTCATTTGTCGTATTttgcctcatttgtaatgttttatttcatattataatatatcCTAGAGGACCATATTTCATCTAGAGTTCAGCTccagccctaatcaaacacaccaaaCCAGCTTATCAAGGTCTTCAGACGTGCTAGAAACGTCCAGACGGGTGTGTCGGAGTTGGctagaaatgaaaaacacaggaTGTTAAGACACTCCTGCACTCATTCTGAATGTATTACCTGGCCTGAGGTCTGTTATTTACTCTCTCTAGTCTGTAGACATGAAACTTTTCATTATTGATCAGCTGTTTATGTCCTAACCATTAAAACATCATCATGTGTTGATTTGAAGTATATATTAATGTCATTCCTGTCAGCTTTTAAACACAGATCTCAGATTACAGTGAGATCAGCgctcacttcactttcacttcctcCCTATATGGTTTCCTCAGATGAACCGCAAACCCCTGACAGTGTATCTAGGGGAAGTGAGGTTACACTCAGGAGCCTAGCCAGTGTGGCCTAAAGATAGAGCCGTCCCCACAGTGTCAAAccctcagctgtgtgtgtgtgtgtgtgtgcacctctcTCCAGCAGCTGTGTCCAGCGCTTGGCCCAGTCGCTGAGCTGCGTGGCGTAGCTCTTCTCGATGCGTGCGCGCTCGTGCAGACAGTTCATCAGGTCAGTACACAGCCGGTTCCCATCGTCCACACGCTTCACCGCACACTTGAAGTTCCCCACCTGACGGAGGGAGACACGCGAGCGTCATATACCCACCACACGctagcagagaaacacacacaga
This window harbors:
- the LOC132099228 gene encoding protein kinase C and casein kinase substrate in neurons protein 2-like isoform X4, whose amino-acid sequence is MSVLSDSLGDVSSDSFWEVGNFKCAVKRVDDGNRLCTDLMNCLHERARIEKSYATQLSDWAKRWTQLLERGPQYGTVGRAWFALMTEAEKVSDLHMEAKTALTGEHLEKIKNWQKDAYHKQMIGGFKETKEADDGFRKAQKPWAKKLKEVNAMKKAYHNACKEEKTASSRESSSKLENNNPEAQKKLQEKVEKCQQEVQKALEHYRKSLEELEKLTPQYMENMEQVFEQWQQFEGKRLHFFRELLLDVKQHLDLSSNHKYSAVYHTLEDTLQAANAQEDLKWFRCNHGPGMTMTWPQFEEWSMDSNQTKRKHADGETLPGMSQTTEQSFKTSVPVASSLNPFDEDEDGEDEEEPAAVMERPESSLVPVKPEEVTAQTEACGVSCALSAGTVEKTVADGSDKEAGNPFANTNANSNPFEDEPCSAGEVCVRALYDYEGHDRDELSFRAGDQLMEIREEDEQGWCKGRLSNGTVGLYPANYVEHLQ
- the LOC132099228 gene encoding protein kinase C and casein kinase substrate in neurons protein 2-like isoform X1, which encodes MSVLSDSLGDVSSDSFWEVGNFKCAVKRVDDGNRLCTDLMNCLHERARIEKSYATQLSDWAKRWTQLLERGPQYGTVGRAWFALMTEAEKVSDLHMEAKTALTGEHLEKIKNWQKDAYHKQMIGGFKETKEADDGFRKAQKPWAKKLKEVNAMKKAYHNACKEEKTASSRESSSKLENNNPEAQKKLQEKVEKCQQEVQKALEHYRKSLEELEKLTPQYMENMEQVFEQWQQFEGKRLHFFRELLLDVKQHLDLSSNHKYSAVYHTLEDTLQAANAQEDLKWFRCNHGPGMTMTWPQFEEWSMDSNQTKRKHADGETLPGMSQTTEQSFKTSVPVASSLNPFDEDEDGEDEEEPAAVMERPESSLVPVKPEEVTAQTLACGVSCALSEACGVSCALSAGTVEKTVADGSDKEAGNPFANTNANSNPFEDEPCSAGEVCVRALYDYEGHDRDELSFRAGDQLMEIREEDEQGWCKGRLSNGTVGLYPANYVEHLQ
- the LOC132099228 gene encoding protein kinase C and casein kinase substrate in neurons protein 2-like isoform X2 → MSVLSDSLGDVSSDSFWEVGNFKCAVKRVDDGNRLCTDLMNCLHERARIEKSYATQLSDWAKRWTQLLERGPQYGTVGRAWFALMTEAEKVSDLHMEAKTALTGEHLEKIKNWQKDAYHKQMIGGFKETKEADDGFRKAQKPWAKKLKEVNAMKKAYHNACKEEKTASSRESSSKLENNNPEAQKKLQEKVEKCQQEVQKALEHYRKSLEELEKLTPQYMENMEQVFEQWQQFEGKRLHFFRELLLDVKQHLDLSSNHKYSAVYHTLEDTLQAANAQEDLKWFRCNHGPGMTMTWPQFEEWSMDSNQTKRKHADGETLPGMSQTTEQSFKTSSLNPFDEDEDGEDEEEPAAVMERPESSLVPVKPEEVTAQTLACGVSCALSEACGVSCALSAGTVEKTVADGSDKEAGNPFANTNANSNPFEDEPCSAGEVCVRALYDYEGHDRDELSFRAGDQLMEIREEDEQGWCKGRLSNGTVGLYPANYVEHLQ
- the LOC132099228 gene encoding protein kinase C and casein kinase substrate in neurons protein 2-like isoform X5, encoding MSVLSDSLGDVSSDSFWEVGNFKCAVKRVDDGNRLCTDLMNCLHERARIEKSYATQLSDWAKRWTQLLERGPQYGTVGRAWFALMTEAEKVSDLHMEAKTALTGEHLEKIKNWQKDAYHKQMIGGFKETKEADDGFRKAQKPWAKKLKEVNAMKKAYHNACKEEKTASSRESSSKLENNNPEAQKKLQEKVEKCQQEVQKALEHYRKSLEELEKLTPQYMENMEQVFEQWQQFEGKRLHFFRELLLDVKQHLDLSSNHKYSAVYHTLEDTLQAANAQEDLKWFRCNHGPGMTMTWPQFEEWSMDSNQTKRKHADGETLPGMSQTTEQSFKTSVPVASSLNPFDEDEDGEDEEEPAAVMERPESSLVPVKPEEVTAQTAGTVEKTVADGSDKEAGNPFANTNANSNPFEDEPCSAGEVCVRALYDYEGHDRDELSFRAGDQLMEIREEDEQGWCKGRLSNGTVGLYPANYVEHLQ
- the LOC132099228 gene encoding protein kinase C and casein kinase substrate in neurons protein 2-like isoform X3, translated to MSVLSDSLGDVSSDSFWEVGNFKCAVKRVDDGNRLCTDLMNCLHERARIEKSYATQLSDWAKRWTQLLERGPQYGTVGRAWFALMTEAEKVSDLHMEAKTALTGEHLEKIKNWQKDAYHKQMIGGFKETKEADDGFRKAQKPWAKKLKEVNAMKKAYHNACKEEKTASSRESSSKLENNNPEAQKKLQEKVEKCQQEVQKALEHYRKSLEELEKLTPQYMENMEQVFEQWQQFEGKRLHFFRELLLDVKQHLDLSSNHKYSAVYHTLEDTLQAANAQEDLKWFRCNHGPGMTMTWPQFEEWSMDSNQTKRKHADGETLPGMSQTTEQSFKTSLNPFDEDEDGEDEEEPAAVMERPESSLVPVKPEEVTAQTLACGVSCALSEACGVSCALSAGTVEKTVADGSDKEAGNPFANTNANSNPFEDEPCSAGEVCVRALYDYEGHDRDELSFRAGDQLMEIREEDEQGWCKGRLSNGTVGLYPANYVEHLQ